TGGACATTTACTCTACCCAAATTACAAAATAGCCTGACGACATGTGATAAAGCTACAATTTGGATCGAAGGCCAAATACGACAATCACCAACTGGACCAGATTTTTTACGAGAGGCAGGCATCACCGTTTATTGGGACCATGATTCAATACTGCAAAACCAAAACATCACTCTATTTGTTTGCGGTCACGGCTTTAATCAGTCAATGGCATCTGATTTTTCAAATCTTGAAGTAGAAATTTTTTCACCTGAAGGCATACTATCACAGGAAAATTTTCATAGCGAACTAAATTCAATCAATATTGACAGTTTTCCATCTATAAAAATTAGTGAAGAAGGAAAATACACATTTAACATTACAAACAAAAACAACTGGAGCCAAAGTGGAGAATTAAACGTAAACATTCAGATAAAACACTTTGAAAAGCCTTACTTTTATTGGGGAGTTGCAGGAGTCATAATCGCATTGGGATATATCATATTAGTTGCAGCAATGACAGTAAAAAAGGATTAACTCAAAAATGAATTTACTTTTTTGCTTCATACTGATGTTTATTTTCACTTTTCTCTCCCCTTAGTGGGATGTCGTTTGGTGTTTGGGTTTTAAATGCACAGGGAAACAACTTCGTTTTTGATCGACAATGGTTGCAATAAGTAAAGCAGTTGAAAGATGCAGAAACCCTTGGAAAACAAACTGTAACAATACAGACATTGAAGTTTACATATACTACAAAGACAACAGTCTTCCCATTTGTAGGAAATGCTGGGATAAAATTTCTGACAAAGATATCGAGTGGTAAAAAAAAATGGAAGGGTTAGCCGTTTTGTCTTATTGGCTAAATGCGTATATGATGTTCACTGTTACGGATACACTTTGTTCGCCTTCGAGGATGGGAGTTGCGTTTTCACTGCTTGTTAATCCGACCTTAAGGCTGTAGGGCTGGTATGTCTGGTAGGTACCTTCGTTGACGTGTATTATGCCTGTCAAGGATAGTCCAAGTTTTTCAGCAATGAGGTTGGCCTTTGCTTCGGCATCGTCCAAGGCGGATAAATAAGCCTGTGTTCTAAGCTGTTCTTGTTTTTCTTCGGATACGCCAAAGGATACTTGTTGTATTCTATTTGCGCCATTCTCTGCAGCTGCGTCAATTAGTTCGCCGACACTGCTTATGTCAGTGGTTTCTATGGAAATTAGGTTTTCTACTCTGTAGCCGACTATTAGACTATAGTCATCCCGTGAATAAACAGGGTATACGTTATAGGAGACGGTTTCCATAGCATCCTCGTTTATTCCAAGTGCTTTCATTGCCTCAATCACATTTGTCATCATCTCTGCGTTTTGGACGATCGCCTCAGAAGCTTCTTTATCTTCGGTTTGTACACCCAAGATTATTGATGCTGTGTCCGCTTGCATGGAAGCTGAGCCGGAGCCACTTATCGAAATCGTGTGAGTTTGTAACTCGTTTATGTCACTAGTTAATTCAGCGCCAGTTGATGCGTAAGCGACGGCTGTCACTAGAAAAGTCAGCATTACTAGAGCGCCTATCAAAACCTGTTTTTTTACTTTCATTTGTTTTCCCTTACAAATAATGCGACGCATAGACTCTTAATATACTAGGGGTTAGAACAGTTTGTTCTAAAATTTGGACACAGCATCAGCTACCATAAGGTGTTAAGATTTCTTGGTGAAACAGGCCCTCGGTCCATTTCTTGAACGTTAATCCTGCATCAAAATTTGACAAAGATTTCAAAGACAATTACGACGGATTTCAAGGATTATAATTCACATAATCAAATTCAAGTGCTATCAACATTCATTACCGAATGTTCTACAATTGCAGCTCTGGCAGTTTTGTTTGCCACATTAATTGCAGTGATATACAAAAAGACAGCTTAAACAAAAGGAAACTGGATTTCTATCTAGTTTTTTTGAAAAATGTAATAAATTATGTCAGCACTAGTATTTGTTGAGGGAACAAGTTTGGAAAGTTATTTGTTACTTGAGTGTACCTCAGGAACCATTTGGAAAGTCGCAGACACCATACTGAAAATCGATGGGATAAAAATGGCCCATGTAGTAACAGGGAACTACGACGTTATCGCTTTTGCCGAATACTCAAACATCGACGAATTAACAAACATAATCCAAAAAGTCCAAGCCATACAAGGCGTAGAAAAAACTCAAACCGCAGTTGCCATGCCCAAACAAGAAATCTAAAAAACAAAATCAAGTCATAAAATTACGTGGTTGTTGCAGGGAACAACCCAGAATTATTTTTTTATTTTTTCCTAATTCTTTTTTTCAGTCCTTGGATGTATCAGCAGAAAAAAGTTTAGCCATATATTGGAAATATACATCAGCATTACAGAAGTCTTAATAAACAATTTTTCACGATATAAAAGATTCAATGGAGCATTAAGACAGATGGAAAGAATAGTAACTGTAGTTGTTTGTCCAAATTGCGAAAACAAAATGACAACCATTGCAGAAACAGAATTCGGAAAATGCTTGGAATGCTCTACGTGCAAAAAAAGATTTTTTGAACCAAAAGAATGTTCACATGAAATTCCTATTGCAGGCGTTAGATAAAGTCTATTTTAATGCAGAAAAGTTATTGGTTTTAGAAATTAGTCCCCAAACAATATTTTTAACTCAACTAAAAGATAAGAAACACCAATTCAAGCAAGTTTTGAACAAGCATAAACATCCTAAAGATTGGGCTTGTAGAAAAATAGAACAGAAACTTGTCTAAAAATAGCAGCCAATGCAGAAAAATATGAGGTAAAGTTTATAACCTGACGTTCTTATTGGAAAAGACGAACTGTAACAAAAATACAAGAAGGATATTAGCATGGGTCATAGAAAAAAGTCTGCGCCTAAGCATGGTTCATTAGCGTATTTACCAAGAGGCCGTGCAAAACGAACGGTAGGAAGAATCCGTTACTGGCCTAAAGTAGAAGGAGAGCCGACAATGCTCGGTTTTATGGGTTACAAAGCTGGAATGACTCACATCAACATGATAGAGGACAAACCCGGCTCATTACACATGGGAAAAGAAACATCTCATCCAGCAACCATACTGGAAGTTCCACCCGTAATCGTGTATGCAATTCGCACTTACACAAAAGACCTTTACGGTCTGCACACTTTCACTGAAGCATGGATGCAAAATCCACCCAAGGATTTTGACCGCGCCTTTGTGTTGCCAGAAGAATTCAAAACCGTAGAAAAACTCTTACAAATTGAAGAAAACCTAGAAAACATCACAGAAATCCGCGTTCTGGTAGCAACACAACCACGCCTTGCATCAGTCCCAAAAAAGAAGCCTGACACTGCAGAAATCAAAATCGGCGGTGGTACAATCCAAGAACAGTTTGAGTATGCTAAAGGCTTGCTCGGAAAAACTGTTAATGTTACTGACATCTTTAAAGAAGGACAATTCACAGATGCAATCGCAATCACAAAAGGCAAAGGATTCCAAGGTCCAGTAAAACGATGGGGAA
This sequence is a window from Candidatus Bathyarchaeum sp.. Protein-coding genes within it:
- a CDS encoding SIMPL domain-containing protein (The SIMPL domain is named for its presence in mouse protein SIMPL (signalling molecule that associates with mouse pelle-like kinase). Bacterial member BP26, from Brucella, was shown to assemble into a channel-like structure, while YggE from E. coli has been associated with resistance to oxidative stress.) encodes the protein MKVKKQVLIGALVMLTFLVTAVAYASTGAELTSDINELQTHTISISGSGSASMQADTASIILGVQTEDKEASEAIVQNAEMMTNVIEAMKALGINEDAMETVSYNVYPVYSRDDYSLIVGYRVENLISIETTDISSVGELIDAAAENGANRIQQVSFGVSEEKQEQLRTQAYLSALDDAEAKANLIAEKLGLSLTGIIHVNEGTYQTYQPYSLKVGLTSSENATPILEGEQSVSVTVNIIYAFSQ
- a CDS encoding Lrp/AsnC ligand binding domain-containing protein; translated protein: MSALVFVEGTSLESYLLLECTSGTIWKVADTILKIDGIKMAHVVTGNYDVIAFAEYSNIDELTNIIQKVQAIQGVEKTQTAVAMPKQEI
- a CDS encoding 50S ribosomal protein L3; translated protein: MGHRKKSAPKHGSLAYLPRGRAKRTVGRIRYWPKVEGEPTMLGFMGYKAGMTHINMIEDKPGSLHMGKETSHPATILEVPPVIVYAIRTYTKDLYGLHTFTEAWMQNPPKDFDRAFVLPEEFKTVEKLLQIEENLENITEIRVLVATQPRLASVPKKKPDTAEIKIGGGTIQEQFEYAKGLLGKTVNVTDIFKEGQFTDAIAITKGKGFQGPVKRWGINILPRKSRKGKRAVAAIAPWKPARVLYSVPRSGQMGYHQRTEYNKRILKIGIDGKEITPKGGFVRYGEVKGTYLLVDGSLPGPVKRLVTLRYPARPPTKTAEVSPNITYISLESTQK